From Glycine max cultivar Williams 82 chromosome 11, Glycine_max_v4.0, whole genome shotgun sequence, the proteins below share one genomic window:
- the LOC100790751 gene encoding protein SHI RELATED SEQUENCE 3, producing MEAQVVKGSKCEDCGNQAKKDCEYSRCRTCCKNKAFKCQTHIRSTWIPVDRRRHQKLEHQPLTTNLKADTIPKRHKHNPYSSLEEFKFPAVMSSMALFSCVQVRSMDDTVNEIAYQTSVNIGGHVFSGLLYDQGPQQQSFNVSKGDNNSSIDPFVQQHSLNLRSSASIHTRNGASANMPPLSATASAQEPFFPPPHPFPLASFRPDMRYLSHPKP from the exons ATGGAAGCCCAAGTAGTAAAGGGATCAAAGTGTGAAGACTGTGGGAACCAAGCGAAGAAGGATTGTGAATACTCAAGGTGCAGAACTTGCTGCAAGAACAAAGCCTTTAAGTGCCAAACCCATATCCGAAGCACTTGGATTCCTGTAGATAGAAGGCGCCACCAGAAACTGGAGCACCAACCTCTCACTACTAATCTTAAGGCAGATACTATTCCTAAAAGGCACAAGCACAACCCATATTCAA GTTTAGAGGAGTTCAAATTTCCAGCTGTTATGAGTTCCATGGCGTTATTCAGCTGCGTTCAGGTGCGTTCCATGGATGACACGGTTAATGAAATTGCGTATCAAACATCTGTGAACATTGGAGGACATGTATTTAGTGGTCTTCTTTATGATCAAGGTCCTCAACAACAAAGCTTCAATGTTTCTAAGGGTGACAATAATAGCTCCATAGACCCTTTTGTTCAACAACACAGTCTCAATCTTAGGAGTAGTGCTTCAATTCACACTCGTAATGGTGCAAGTGCAAATATGCCTCCACTATCAGCCACTGCATCAGCTCAGGAACCATTTTTTCCTCCGCCACATCCATTTCCCTTAGCTTCCTTCAGACCTGATATGAGATACTTGTCACACCCTAaaccttaa
- the LOC100782586 gene encoding DNA replication licensing factor MCM4 yields MASDSSPPNFNNGPSSPDDSLSSPIGNTFSSPASRRRRRSSTPSAFATPSERRSRFASSDATPTAPRSRQRSGGGRVPATSTSTTDDVPASSDGGDGFDMDDARPTFVWGTNISVEDVNDAIKRFLRNFRDASSSQGGDNDDGLHLHTEGKYEKLIRQVIEVEGDSLDVDARDVFDHDPDLYTKMVRYPLEVLAIFDLVLMNMVGELKPMFEKHIQTRIFNLRNSTSMRNLNPSDIERMVSLKGMVIRSSSIIPEIREAIFRCLVCGFCSEPVPVERGRITEPTICLKEECQSRNSMTLVHNRCRFADKQIVRVQETPDEIPEGGTPHTVSLLMHDKLVDTAKPGDRVEVTGIYRAMSVRIGPTQRTVKSLFKTYIDCLHIKKTDKSRMLVEDAMDVDGQDKNAEVLFDEEKVAQLKELSKRPDIYEILTKSMAPNIWELDDVKKGLLCQLFGGNALKLASGANFRGDINILLVGDPGTSKSQLLQYIHKLSPRGIYTSGRGSSAVGLTAYVTKDPETGETVLESGALVLSDRGICCIDEFDKMSDNARSMLHEVMEQQTVSIAKAGIIASLNARTSVLACANPSGSRYNPRLSVIDNIHLPPTLLSRFDLIYLMLDKADEQTDRRLAKHIVSLHFENPENVEQDVLDISTLTDYVSYARKHIHPQLSDEAAEELTRGYVEIRKRGNFPGSSKKVITATPRQIESLIRLSEALARMRFSEWVEKHDVMEAFRLLEVAMQQSATDHSTGTIDMDLITTGVSASERMRRESLQQATRNIIMEKMQIGGPSMRLLELLEELKKQDTGSEVHLNDLRNAIATLATEGFVTMHGDIVKRS; encoded by the exons ATGGCTTCCGACTCTTCTCCCCCGAATTTCAACAACG gaccTTCATCCCCCGATGACTCCCTTTCCAGCCCCATCGGCAATACCTTCTCGTCACCGGCCAGTAGACGCCGCCGCCGCTCCTCCACCCCCTCCGCATTCGCCACTCCGTCGGAGCGCCGCTCCCGATTCGCCTCCTCCGATGCCACCCCTACCGCGCCGCGCTCCCGCCAGAGAAGCGGCGGCGGGCGCGTTCCCGCCACTTCCACCTCCACCACCGACGACGTTCCGGCCTCTTCAGACGGCGGAGACGGCTTCGACATGGACGATGCCAGGCCCACCTTCGTGTGGGGCACCAACATAAGCGTGGAAGACGTGAACGACGCCATCAAAAGGTTTCTGAGGAACTTCAGAGACGCGTCTTCGTCGCAGGGTGGTGACAACGATGACGGGTTGCACTTGCACACAGAAGGGAAGTATGAGAAACTGATCAGACAGGTTATTGAAGTTGAAGGAGATTCTCTTGATGTTGATGCGCGTGACGTGTTTGATCATGACCCTGATTTGTACACTAAGATGGTTAGGTACCCTCTCGAGGTGCTTGCGATCTTTGACTTGGTTTTGATGAACATGGTTGGCGAATTGAAGCCTATGTTCGAGAAGCACATTCAGACCCGTATTTTCAATCTCAGAAACTCAACCTCTATGAGAAATTTGAACCCTTCTG ATATTGAGAGAATGGTATCACTGAAGGGAATGGTTATAAGAAGCAGCTCAATCATTCCAGAGATCAGGGAAGCTATATTTAGGTGTCTTGTGTGTGGATTCTGCTCTGAGCCAGTTCCTGTGGAGAGAG GGCGAATAACCGAACCCACTATATGTTTGAAGGAAGAGTGCCAATCCAGAAACTCCATGACACTTGTTCACAACCGATGCAG GTTTGCTGATAAGCAAATTGTGAGGGTCCAGGAGACACCTGATGAGATTCCGGAAGGAGGAACACCTCACACAGTTAGCTTGCTGATGCATGACAAGTTGGTGGATACTGCAAAGCCAGGTGACAGAGTTGAG GTGACTGGTATTTATAGGGCTATGAGTGTCAGGATTGGACCAACACAGAGAACTGTTAAGTCATTGTTCAAG ACATATATTGATTGTCTTCACATAAAGAAGACCGATAAGTCCAGGATGTTGGTAGAGGATGCTATGGATGTTGATGGCCAAGACAAAAATGCAGAAGTTCTCTTTGATGAAGAAAAG GTGGCTCAACTGAAGGAGCTCTCAAAACGGCCAGATATATATGAAATACTGACAAAGTCAATGGCCCCAAACATCTGGGAGCTAGATGATGTGAAAAAAGGTCTTCTTTGTCAG CTTTTTGGTGGCAATGCTTTGAAGTTAGCTTCTGGTGCTAACTTTCGTGGCGATATAAATATTCTTCTCGTTGGCGATCCTGGGACAAGCAAGTCCCAGCTACTTCAATACATACACAAACTATCTCCACGTGGCATTTACACCAGTGGAAGGGGAAGTTCAGCTGTTGGATTGACTGCTTACGTAACCAAGGACCCCGAAACAGGAGAAACA GTTTTAGAGAGTGGTGCCCTTGTTTTGAGTGACCGAGGTATATGTTGTATTGACGAATTTGACAAAATGTCTGACAATGCAAGGAGCATGTTACATGAG GTGATGGAACAACAAACCGTTTCAATAGCAAAGGCAGGTATTATTGCTTCCCTCAATGCTAGGACTTCAGTGTTGGCTTGTGCAAATCCAAGTGGGTCAAGATATAATCCTCGCTTGTCTGTCATTGACAACATACACCTTCCTCCCACTCTTTTGTCCAG ATTTGATTTAATCTACTTGATGCTTGACAAGGCTGATGAACAGACTGACAGGCGCCTTGCTAAACATATTGTGTCCCTACACTTTGAGAATCCCGAG AACGTGGAACAGGACGTGTTGGACATTTCTACATTAACCGATTATGTTAGCTATGCCCGAAAGCACATACACCCACAGCTTTCTGATGAAGCCGCTGAAGAATTGACTAGAGGTTACgtagaaataagaaaaagaggaaatttTCCTGGGAGTAGCAAAAAG GTGATAACAGCAACACCAAGGCAGATTGAGAGTCTGATACGCCTAAGTGAAGCATTGGCTCGGATGCGCTTCTCAGAATGG GTTGAAAAGCATGATGTAATGGAGGCATTTCGGCTTTTGGAAGTTGCAATGCAGCAGTCTGCAACGGATCATTCTACTG gAACTATTGACATGGATCTTATTACTACTGGAGTTTCGGCAAGTGAAAGAATGAGGCGAGAAAGTCTGCAACAAGCAACTCGTAACATAATCATGGAGAAAATGCAGATTGGGGGACCATCTATGCGCTTATTGGAG TTATTGGAAGAATTGAAGAAACAGGATACTGGTAGCGAAGTTCATCTTAATGAT